The Pedobacter roseus genome contains a region encoding:
- a CDS encoding RagB/SusD family nutrient uptake outer membrane protein: MNNKFIKSALMVIAVGALSITTSCKKYLDVQSPSTSSPDVVFESTANTNAAVIAIYNRLCGDNGYGSRISTLFGLTADDFKTSGSYSSSDRRGISMYGASSDNTDLINPFLQLYSGVERANICIKYIPASKLYASGSDAEKTIMKRYYGEALTLRAQFLYELIRNWGDVPASFLPSADAETLYGPNVDRNKTYDQMIADLKIAEDLVPWRSGITEYGSFRYTKGAIKGLRARIALARGGYSLRSASHTMERSSDYLTYYKIAFDECLDIMNHRSEHNLNPVYENVFKSLHTTTRYDDAHELMFEVAAFGGNASTDSKLGYYNGIRFNSASTFGSGGGGMNAIPTYFYEFDVTKDCRRDVTIGVFEIVASSKKIVNTLFNMTDGKFRKSWTAFNNSSASQTFGVNWPMLRFSDILLMYAEADNEINGAPSAAAVNALQEVQKRAYAGFETQIPVTPMDKTGFFNAIVKERLLEFGGEGIRKYDLIRWNLLASKFDETRTKIRALIAGTGDYVNVPNYIYAKESNYLLGTSVNEVATLDLYGGLPNNVFASPGLNNSTAPTGYTTKNWRKAVTEDNSITSTSTGIAFYFEANKKELFPYPKTTLIENPSMVQNFGY; encoded by the coding sequence ATGAACAATAAATTTATAAAATCGGCTTTAATGGTAATTGCTGTTGGAGCATTGAGCATAACCACTTCCTGTAAAAAATATTTAGATGTACAGTCGCCATCAACTTCTTCTCCTGATGTTGTTTTCGAAAGTACAGCCAATACCAATGCTGCAGTAATTGCCATTTACAATCGCCTTTGCGGAGATAATGGATACGGAAGCCGTATTTCTACTTTATTTGGTCTAACTGCCGATGATTTTAAAACCTCGGGAAGTTACAGCTCATCAGACCGTAGAGGGATTAGTATGTACGGTGCAAGTTCTGATAATACCGACCTGATCAATCCATTTTTACAACTGTATTCAGGCGTAGAACGTGCAAATATCTGCATCAAATACATTCCGGCTTCAAAATTATATGCTAGTGGATCTGATGCAGAGAAAACCATCATGAAACGTTATTACGGTGAAGCGCTTACTTTAAGGGCACAGTTTTTATACGAACTCATCCGCAACTGGGGAGATGTACCCGCTTCTTTTTTACCATCGGCAGATGCAGAAACATTATATGGTCCGAATGTAGACCGCAACAAAACCTACGATCAGATGATTGCCGATTTAAAAATCGCTGAAGACCTGGTTCCTTGGAGAAGCGGAATTACCGAATATGGCAGTTTCAGGTACACAAAGGGTGCAATTAAGGGCTTAAGGGCCAGGATTGCATTGGCAAGAGGTGGTTATTCCTTAAGATCAGCTAGTCATACCATGGAACGCAGCTCCGATTATTTAACCTACTATAAAATTGCCTTTGATGAGTGCCTGGATATTATGAACCACCGTTCGGAGCACAATTTAAACCCGGTATACGAAAATGTATTTAAAAGCCTTCACACCACCACCCGTTATGACGACGCCCACGAACTGATGTTCGAAGTGGCTGCTTTTGGTGGTAACGCTTCTACCGATAGCAAATTGGGATATTACAATGGGATCCGTTTTAACTCAGCCTCTACTTTTGGTTCTGGCGGTGGCGGTATGAATGCCATTCCTACTTATTTTTATGAATTTGACGTAACCAAAGATTGCCGCAGGGATGTAACCATCGGTGTCTTCGAAATTGTGGCATCATCAAAAAAAATAGTAAATACGCTATTTAACATGACTGATGGAAAGTTCCGTAAATCGTGGACGGCTTTTAACAATTCCTCTGCTTCGCAAACTTTTGGGGTTAACTGGCCCATGTTACGTTTCTCAGATATCCTGTTGATGTATGCAGAGGCCGATAACGAAATCAATGGTGCACCATCAGCAGCTGCAGTTAATGCTTTGCAGGAAGTTCAGAAACGTGCCTATGCTGGCTTCGAAACCCAGATCCCGGTAACACCAATGGATAAAACCGGATTTTTTAATGCCATTGTTAAAGAGCGTTTATTAGAATTTGGTGGTGAGGGCATCCGGAAATATGATCTAATCCGCTGGAATTTATTGGCGAGCAAATTTGATGAAACACGTACCAAAATACGTGCTTTAATTGCCGGAACAGGCGATTATGTAAACGTGCCAAACTATATCTACGCCAAAGAAAGTAATTATTTATTGGGAACCAGTGTAAACGAAGTGGCTACACTCGACCTTTATGGCGGCTTGCCAAACAATGTGTTTGCTTCACCAGGTTTAAACAACTCAACAGCGCCAACGGGTTATACCACTAAAAACTGGAGAAAAGCAGTAACCGAAGATAATTCGATCACCAGTACTTCTACCGGTATTGCATTTTACTTCGAAGCCAACAAAAAGGAACTTTTCCCATATCCAAAAACCACATTGATCGAAAACCCAAGCATGGTTCAAAATTTTGGTTATTAA
- a CDS encoding fibronectin type III domain-containing protein codes for MKRIINQLGLKLIILSLMVTVVSSCKKEDDVPTDPARIFKPSDIKITSGETSAKLTWTTPLMSTGKTFKYSIDFSTDSLFATVNYTTTADTAGVTVTEDNLAVRTKYYARVKANATESQPESKYVRSSAFQLTGIQLFLLIRDNEIKENSITLRYTPTVGLTSIVLTPATGAAATTTLSAGDASAGLKAITGLTAGTKYTAELFAGTKSKGITTFTTLAPTTYTVKLNPGDDLAATITSAANGAVIGLNPGTYNITALSTFITQKTITIKSTSGNPTDTKVNFKEIDLEGTGAGVTLSGIEFDGTSAGALYFINFIGTQASNGTAATFTNVVVDNCIAHGAITAFLRGDRGTAARDFKITGITVNNSIVYDMGANGSSAYYTFHVNKMQFNTITVSKSTFYNAGPGLVTASTTYTGDVIPTVSITNSTFNGFGGNAKYALLDANANPINFTIQNSILANTPKSGTVNAAAIRGTGAGSTLRISNSNYFNLFTALTGGTALTFGTATLASNQSINAGWTATTTDFTLPAASPLRSAGSTGGPIGDPRWAY; via the coding sequence ATGAAAAGAATTATCAATCAATTAGGGCTTAAACTGATCATTTTATCATTAATGGTTACGGTGGTTTCTTCTTGCAAAAAAGAAGATGATGTACCAACAGATCCCGCCAGGATATTTAAGCCCAGCGATATAAAAATTACTTCAGGAGAAACTTCGGCTAAGTTAACCTGGACTACCCCTTTAATGTCGACAGGAAAAACCTTTAAATACAGTATCGATTTTTCAACCGATTCGCTGTTTGCAACGGTGAACTACACCACCACGGCCGATACGGCTGGGGTAACGGTAACTGAAGATAATTTAGCCGTTAGGACAAAATATTATGCCAGGGTAAAGGCCAATGCAACAGAAAGTCAGCCTGAATCGAAATACGTAAGGAGCAGTGCTTTCCAGTTAACAGGTATTCAATTGTTTTTACTGATCAGGGATAACGAGATTAAAGAAAACAGTATTACCCTGCGTTATACGCCTACAGTTGGCCTAACATCAATTGTTTTAACTCCGGCAACAGGTGCTGCTGCTACTACAACTTTAAGCGCTGGTGACGCATCTGCAGGTTTGAAAGCCATTACAGGATTAACCGCTGGCACAAAGTACACTGCGGAACTGTTTGCAGGCACCAAGAGCAAAGGAATTACCACATTTACCACCCTTGCACCTACTACTTACACGGTAAAATTAAATCCGGGTGATGACCTGGCCGCCACGATTACTTCAGCAGCCAATGGTGCAGTTATTGGTTTAAACCCCGGTACTTACAACATCACCGCATTATCCACTTTTATTACCCAAAAAACCATTACCATCAAATCTACCTCTGGCAATCCTACCGACACGAAGGTTAATTTTAAAGAAATAGATTTAGAAGGAACAGGTGCAGGCGTAACCCTATCGGGCATTGAGTTTGATGGAACTTCAGCAGGAGCACTTTATTTTATTAACTTTATTGGTACACAGGCATCAAATGGTACCGCAGCAACTTTTACCAATGTGGTAGTAGATAATTGCATTGCCCACGGTGCTATAACGGCCTTTTTACGTGGAGACAGGGGAACAGCAGCACGCGATTTTAAAATAACTGGTATTACAGTGAACAACTCTATTGTATATGATATGGGCGCAAATGGTTCTTCGGCGTATTATACCTTCCATGTAAACAAAATGCAGTTTAATACCATTACCGTTTCTAAATCTACTTTTTATAACGCTGGTCCGGGCTTAGTTACCGCAAGTACCACCTATACAGGAGATGTTATTCCAACGGTTTCGATTACCAACTCTACCTTTAATGGCTTTGGTGGTAATGCAAAGTATGCCTTGTTAGATGCCAATGCAAATCCGATCAACTTTACTATCCAAAACAGCATTTTAGCAAATACACCAAAATCAGGTACCGTAAATGCTGCTGCCATTAGGGGTACAGGAGCGGGAAGCACATTAAGAATTTCGAACAGCAACTATTTCAATTTATTCACTGCATTAACTGGTGGAACAGCCTTAACCTTTGGAACGGCAACTTTAGCGAGCAACCAAAGTATCAATGCAGGCTGGACAGCCACTACAACTGATTTTACTTTGCCTGCTGCATCACCATTAAGAAGCGCAGGAAGCACCGGAGGGCCAATTGGTGACCCCAGGTGGGCATATTAA
- a CDS encoding pectinesterase family protein yields MRRIPYFKLITLLFLNTLSFIYANAQDPKYPSTITVSKDGSANYKTIQEAVNSVRDLGEKEVKIYVKKGIYKEKLIIPSWKIRISIIGENPENTIITFDDYSGKPNPAGKDQFGNAKFSTYTSFTVLVQGNDIHLENLTIINSAGRVGQAVALHVEGDRFIAKNCRFLGNQDTLYAAIENSRQYYKNCYIEGTTDFIFGKATVVFENCTIKSLSDSYVTAASTSAQQKFGFVFLNCKLIADTAVTKAYLGRPWRPYAKTVFLNCEIGKHILPEGWNAWKGDKMFPDKELTVFYAEYKNTGAGASPKTRLPWTKQLTDKEAKNYTLKNILGGADQWNPFIN; encoded by the coding sequence ATGAGAAGAATACCTTATTTTAAACTGATTACGCTACTCTTTTTAAATACCTTATCCTTTATTTACGCCAATGCCCAGGATCCCAAATACCCATCAACAATAACCGTCTCAAAAGATGGCAGTGCAAATTATAAAACCATTCAGGAAGCTGTAAATTCGGTAAGGGATTTGGGGGAGAAAGAAGTTAAGATTTATGTTAAAAAGGGCATATATAAAGAAAAACTGATTATCCCTTCGTGGAAAATCAGGATTTCTATTATTGGGGAAAATCCTGAAAATACCATCATTACTTTCGACGATTATTCAGGTAAGCCAAATCCAGCAGGTAAAGACCAGTTTGGTAATGCGAAATTCAGCACCTATACATCTTTTACCGTATTGGTACAAGGGAATGATATTCACCTCGAAAATTTAACCATCATCAATTCAGCCGGCCGTGTTGGCCAGGCTGTTGCGCTGCACGTAGAAGGTGATCGCTTTATAGCAAAAAACTGCAGGTTTTTGGGCAATCAGGATACGCTTTATGCTGCTATCGAAAATAGCCGTCAATATTATAAAAACTGCTATATAGAGGGTACAACCGATTTTATTTTTGGCAAAGCCACCGTTGTTTTTGAGAATTGTACAATCAAGAGTTTAAGTGACTCTTATGTTACGGCAGCCTCTACTTCTGCACAGCAGAAATTCGGATTTGTTTTTCTAAATTGTAAGCTCATTGCAGATACCGCGGTAACGAAGGCTTATTTAGGCAGGCCATGGCGACCTTATGCAAAAACAGTATTCTTAAACTGCGAAATTGGAAAACACATTTTACCTGAGGGCTGGAATGCCTGGAAAGGCGATAAGATGTTCCCCGATAAAGAATTAACGGTTTTTTATGCTGAATATAAGAATACCGGCGCAGGAGCATCGCCTAAAACAAGATTACCCTGGACGAAACAGCTCACTGATAAAGAGGCTAAAAATTATACTTTAAAAAATATATTGGGTGGGGCAGATCAATGGAACCCATTTATAAATTAA
- a CDS encoding rhamnogalacturonan acetylesterase: protein MKTNFLKIFAAVTLAVLFSFTFVQKKTKLYIIGDSTAANKEEKAYPETGWGMALQAYFKTDVTVDNRALNGRSTKSFRAEKRWDPILAQLAPGDYVFIEFGHNDEKVDKPTVGVSLADFKINLVNYVKETRSKKAFPVLLTPISRRSFKNGVLIDSHGDYPRITRQVADSLNVPLIDMLAKTESLLTRLGDEPSIKLFNHVDSGNVNYPKGKKDDTHLSPEGAKQVAGLVVKGIKELKLNLAKSLK from the coding sequence ATGAAAACGAATTTCCTTAAGATTTTTGCGGCAGTAACTTTAGCTGTTCTATTCTCTTTTACTTTTGTTCAAAAGAAAACAAAGCTGTATATCATCGGCGATTCTACCGCGGCCAATAAAGAAGAAAAAGCTTATCCGGAGACCGGTTGGGGCATGGCTTTACAAGCATACTTTAAAACCGATGTTACGGTTGATAACCGGGCTTTAAATGGAAGAAGTACCAAATCGTTCAGGGCCGAAAAACGTTGGGATCCGATATTGGCACAGTTGGCGCCAGGTGATTATGTTTTTATAGAATTTGGACATAATGATGAAAAAGTTGACAAACCAACAGTTGGAGTTTCATTGGCCGATTTTAAGATCAATCTGGTGAATTATGTAAAAGAAACCCGGAGCAAAAAAGCTTTTCCGGTTTTACTCACGCCTATTTCGCGCAGAAGTTTCAAAAATGGTGTTTTAATCGATTCGCATGGCGATTATCCCCGCATAACCCGTCAGGTGGCCGATTCGCTAAATGTACCCTTAATTGATATGCTGGCTAAAACAGAAAGTTTATTGACCCGTTTGGGAGATGAGCCTTCAATTAAATTATTCAACCATGTTGATTCGGGAAATGTAAATTATCCAAAAGGCAAAAAAGACGATACGCATTTAAGTCCGGAAGGTGCTAAACAGGTTGCAGGATTGGTAGTGAAAGGAATTAAAGAGTTGAAGTTGAATTTAGCAAAGAGTTTGAAATAA
- a CDS encoding NADP-dependent glyceraldehyde-3-phosphate dehydrogenase: MSTTLNLESIFVEESQIPDEFRLTEEINQKEFLSNGEMKPWNGPFNEVFSPVCVKTPEGLKRKRIGSFPVCTEKESTEALDAAVAAYDNGRGQWPTMSVADRIACVENFTHKMIEQKEIVAKLIMWEIGKSYADSVKEFDRTVEYIYATIDALKDIDRQSSRFEIEQGIVAQVRRSPLGVVLCMGPFNYPLNETFTTLIPALIMGNTLLFKPPKHGTLLHYPLLEAFRSSFPKGVVNTIYGRGNTIVPGLMKSGKINVLTLIGSSKVANELKKLHPKVNRLRAILGLDAKNAAIITKDADLDLAVSETVLGSLSFNGQRCTAIKIVYVHRSLAQEFLKRLSAEVEKLKFGMPWEKGVNLTPLPELNKPEYLKECIDDAVSHGAKVVNKNGGQTLETFVYPAIVYPVNSNMKLYREEQFGPIVPVVPFDDLEEPIEYLIGSPHGQQVSIFSNNAAVISSLIDPLVNQVSRVNINCQCQRGPDVFPFTGRKDSAEGTLSVVDALRSFSIRSLVATKFTEDNKKLLNEIVRGDDSNFLSTKYIF, translated from the coding sequence TTGAGTACAACGCTAAACCTCGAAAGTATTTTCGTTGAAGAGAGCCAGATTCCAGATGAATTTAGGCTCACGGAAGAAATCAATCAAAAGGAGTTTCTATCAAATGGAGAGATGAAACCATGGAACGGACCGTTTAATGAAGTTTTTTCTCCAGTATGCGTAAAAACCCCTGAGGGTTTGAAACGAAAGCGTATCGGTAGTTTCCCGGTATGTACAGAAAAAGAATCTACAGAAGCTTTGGATGCCGCCGTAGCCGCTTATGACAACGGTCGCGGACAGTGGCCAACCATGAGCGTTGCCGATCGCATTGCCTGTGTAGAAAACTTTACCCATAAAATGATTGAGCAAAAAGAAATTGTTGCCAAGCTCATTATGTGGGAAATCGGTAAATCTTATGCCGATTCGGTAAAAGAGTTTGACCGTACAGTTGAATACATCTATGCGACCATCGATGCATTGAAAGATATCGACAGACAGTCATCACGTTTTGAAATTGAGCAGGGAATTGTAGCCCAGGTGCGCCGTTCTCCGCTTGGTGTAGTGCTTTGCATGGGCCCGTTTAATTATCCTTTAAACGAGACTTTTACTACGCTCATCCCGGCTTTGATTATGGGCAACACGCTTTTATTCAAACCACCTAAGCACGGTACTTTATTACATTACCCTTTGTTAGAAGCTTTCCGTTCCAGCTTTCCTAAAGGTGTGGTGAATACCATTTATGGCCGCGGCAATACCATTGTTCCGGGATTGATGAAATCAGGAAAAATCAATGTGCTTACTTTGATTGGTTCGAGTAAAGTAGCTAACGAATTAAAAAAACTGCACCCTAAAGTAAACCGTTTAAGGGCTATTTTAGGTTTGGATGCCAAAAATGCAGCCATCATCACCAAAGATGCTGATCTTGATTTAGCGGTTTCTGAAACCGTTTTAGGTTCACTTTCTTTTAACGGACAACGTTGTACCGCGATTAAAATCGTTTATGTACACCGCAGTTTGGCACAGGAATTTTTAAAGCGTTTATCTGCAGAAGTAGAAAAACTGAAATTCGGTATGCCATGGGAAAAAGGCGTAAACCTTACGCCATTGCCTGAGCTGAATAAACCAGAATATTTAAAAGAATGCATTGATGATGCGGTTTCGCACGGAGCGAAAGTGGTAAACAAAAATGGTGGACAAACTTTAGAAACTTTTGTTTATCCTGCCATTGTGTATCCTGTTAACAGCAACATGAAACTATATCGCGAAGAGCAATTTGGTCCGATTGTGCCGGTTGTACCTTTCGATGATCTGGAAGAACCTATTGAGTATTTAATCGGTTCGCCACACGGCCAGCAGGTGAGTATTTTTAGCAACAATGCTGCGGTAATTTCTTCACTGATCGATCCTTTGGTTAACCAGGTAAGTCGTGTAAATATCAATTGCCAATGTCAGCGTGGCCCAGATGTATTCCCTTTCACCGGTCGTAAAGACAGTGCCGAAGGAACACTTTCTGTAGTGGATGCTTTGCGTTCATTCTCGATCCGCTCTTTGGTGGCTACTAAATTTACAGAGGATAATAAAAAGTTACTGAATGAAATTGTGAGGGGAGATGATTCGAACTTCTTAAGTACGAAGTATATTTTTTAA
- a CDS encoding MFS transporter has product MNQPQTSKYRWTICLLLFLATTINYLDRQVLSLTWTDFIKPEFHWDNNDYGNITALFSIFYAISMLFAGRLVDKLDTKKGFLWAIGVWSVGACLHAFCGIATAGIINGNWFVGFEGAKEIIARVNDTGLVVSVSVTLFIFARFVLAVGEAGNFPAAIKATAEYFPKKDRAFATSIFNAGATVGALAAPITIPFIAKAYGWEMSFIIIGALGFIWMGLWVFVYNKPELHKRVSAEELAYIQQDVINDRKLADYVEETKEKVSFIDCFKYKQTWAFAFGKFMTDGVWWFFLFWTPAYLKSVYGMDSTQSALPLFVLYMITLLSIIGGWLPTYFVDKKGMNPYEGRMRAMLIFAFFPLLALAAQPLGHITYWIPVIIIGIAGAAHQAWSANIFSTVGDMFPKKAIATITGIGGMAGGLGSFIINKGSGLLFDYTGKNEIVFMGFKGEEAGYFIIFSICAVCYLIGWTVMKSLVPKYKVIELK; this is encoded by the coding sequence ATGAACCAACCCCAAACAAGCAAATATAGATGGACCATCTGTTTGCTGTTATTTTTAGCCACTACGATAAATTATTTAGATAGACAGGTCCTTTCTTTAACCTGGACGGATTTTATTAAACCGGAATTTCATTGGGACAATAACGACTATGGAAATATAACGGCCCTGTTCTCTATTTTTTATGCCATATCGATGCTTTTTGCTGGTCGTTTAGTTGATAAACTGGATACAAAAAAGGGCTTTTTATGGGCCATTGGTGTTTGGTCGGTAGGCGCCTGTTTGCATGCTTTTTGTGGTATTGCAACTGCAGGTATCATCAATGGAAACTGGTTTGTAGGTTTTGAAGGTGCTAAAGAAATTATTGCCCGTGTTAACGATACAGGTTTAGTGGTTTCGGTAAGTGTTACGCTCTTTATTTTTGCCCGTTTTGTATTGGCGGTTGGAGAGGCTGGAAACTTTCCCGCTGCAATTAAAGCCACTGCCGAATATTTTCCTAAAAAAGATAGGGCATTTGCTACCAGTATATTTAATGCGGGCGCTACCGTTGGTGCATTGGCTGCCCCTATTACCATTCCTTTTATCGCCAAAGCTTACGGATGGGAAATGTCGTTCATTATCATTGGTGCATTGGGTTTTATATGGATGGGCTTATGGGTTTTCGTATATAACAAGCCAGAATTACATAAACGGGTAAGCGCTGAAGAATTGGCCTATATTCAACAAGATGTGATCAACGACCGGAAATTGGCCGATTACGTTGAAGAAACCAAAGAAAAAGTTTCGTTTATCGATTGTTTTAAATACAAGCAAACCTGGGCTTTTGCCTTTGGTAAATTTATGACTGATGGCGTTTGGTGGTTCTTTTTATTCTGGACCCCTGCTTACCTGAAATCGGTTTACGGAATGGATTCTACCCAAAGTGCATTACCATTATTTGTGCTTTACATGATTACCCTGCTTTCGATTATCGGAGGATGGTTACCCACTTATTTCGTTGATAAAAAAGGCATGAATCCATACGAAGGCCGGATGAGGGCCATGTTGATTTTTGCATTTTTCCCGCTATTGGCTTTGGCCGCACAACCTTTAGGTCACATTACTTACTGGATTCCGGTAATCATTATCGGTATCGCAGGTGCAGCCCACCAGGCATGGTCGGCAAATATATTTTCTACTGTGGGCGATATGTTTCCTAAAAAAGCCATTGCAACAATTACCGGTATAGGTGGTATGGCGGGTGGTTTAGGCTCTTTCATCATCAATAAAGGCTCTGGTTTGCTGTTCGATTATACGGGCAAAAACGAGATTGTTTTTATGGGTTTTAAAGGTGAAGAAGCTGGTTATTTCATTATCTTTTCCATCTGTGCGGTATGTTATTTAATCGGCTGGACAGTAATGAAATCCTTAGTGCCAAAATATAAAGTAATCGAACTAAAATAA
- a CDS encoding bifunctional 4-hydroxy-2-oxoglutarate aldolase/2-dehydro-3-deoxy-phosphogluconate aldolase translates to MISNKHKILDAILEQGMLPLFYQDSEAGSVEILRTLYKAGVRVFEYTNRGKSALPNFKKLKEVRDAEMPDLYLGIGTIKTPADANAFIEAGTDFIVAPIVNPAVAEIANKIGMLWIPGCMTPTEISVAQEHKAMLIKIFPANILGPEFISSIKDLFAGQLFMPTGGVEINADNLKTWFKSGVCAVGMGSKLISKDVMSKGLYEELFDNTKLALDLIQQSK, encoded by the coding sequence ATGATTAGCAACAAGCACAAAATTTTAGATGCCATTTTAGAGCAGGGTATGTTACCGCTTTTTTATCAGGATAGCGAAGCAGGTAGCGTTGAAATATTACGCACGCTGTATAAAGCGGGCGTACGTGTTTTCGAATATACCAACCGTGGCAAATCGGCCTTGCCGAACTTTAAAAAACTAAAGGAAGTACGCGATGCCGAAATGCCTGATCTTTATCTGGGTATCGGAACCATTAAAACCCCTGCTGATGCAAATGCTTTTATAGAGGCGGGAACAGATTTTATTGTGGCACCGATCGTAAATCCGGCTGTGGCCGAAATTGCCAACAAAATCGGAATGCTGTGGATTCCGGGCTGTATGACGCCGACTGAAATCAGCGTAGCCCAGGAGCACAAAGCCATGCTGATCAAAATTTTTCCTGCCAATATTTTAGGTCCGGAGTTTATTTCATCAATTAAGGATCTTTTCGCCGGACAGCTGTTTATGCCGACCGGTGGAGTAGAAATTAATGCCGATAACTTAAAAACCTGGTTTAAATCTGGTGTTTGTGCGGTTGGTATGGGAAGTAAATTAATCAGCAAAGATGTGATGAGTAAAGGACTTTACGAGGAGTTATTCGACAATACCAAATTAGCGCTTGATCTAATCCAGCAGAGCAAATAA
- a CDS encoding sugar kinase, with the protein MSTQIFASSQKGKKVLSFGEILLRICPDMDGAWLKENKLPFYVGGAELNVATALALWNVPSAYLSAVPDNSVTREIVEYLDARNIDTTPMVYHGERLGLYYLPKGKDLKNAGVIYDRANSAYADLKVGQINWDTIFEDVSWFHFSAICPAINQSIADVCLEALKAATERNITISLDLNYRAKLWKYGKDPIDVLPELAQYCTLIMGNVWAANKMLGTALHEDLTPTEGYAKETLLQQATDTSKEILSLFPACKAVANTFRFDHGKGIRYYTAIYTDGELTVSEEYVSDEILDKVGSGDCFMAGLIYGFYNQLSAKETLNFATAAAYDKLYIPSDATTSTVADIEKRIIRND; encoded by the coding sequence ATGAGCACCCAAATATTCGCTTCATCACAAAAAGGAAAAAAAGTTTTAAGCTTTGGTGAAATACTTTTGCGCATCTGCCCTGATATGGATGGTGCCTGGTTAAAAGAAAACAAACTTCCGTTTTATGTTGGCGGTGCAGAGCTGAATGTAGCCACTGCACTGGCCCTTTGGAATGTTCCTTCGGCCTATTTATCAGCTGTACCCGATAATTCGGTAACGAGGGAAATTGTTGAATATCTTGATGCCCGTAATATTGATACCACGCCGATGGTTTACCATGGCGAACGTTTGGGTTTGTATTATCTCCCGAAAGGAAAAGACCTTAAAAATGCCGGTGTAATTTACGATCGTGCGAATTCTGCTTATGCTGATTTAAAGGTTGGCCAGATCAACTGGGATACAATTTTTGAAGACGTAAGCTGGTTCCATTTCAGCGCAATATGCCCGGCAATCAATCAATCTATTGCTGATGTTTGTCTGGAAGCTTTAAAAGCAGCAACTGAGCGGAATATCACCATTTCACTGGATCTGAACTACCGCGCCAAACTTTGGAAATACGGTAAAGATCCGATTGATGTTTTGCCAGAACTGGCTCAATATTGCACCCTGATTATGGGCAATGTTTGGGCAGCCAATAAAATGTTGGGTACTGCACTTCACGAAGATTTAACACCAACCGAGGGTTATGCAAAAGAAACGTTACTACAACAGGCAACAGATACTTCTAAAGAAATATTAAGTTTGTTTCCGGCATGTAAGGCGGTGGCCAATACTTTTAGGTTCGATCATGGCAAAGGCATCAGGTATTACACGGCCATTTATACCGATGGTGAATTAACCGTATCGGAAGAATATGTTTCGGACGAAATTTTAGATAAAGTAGGCAGTGGCGATTGTTTTATGGCAGGTTTGATTTATGGTTTTTACAACCAGTTATCGGCCAAAGAAACCTTAAATTTTGCCACAGCGGCAGCTTACGATAAATTATACATTCCAAGTGATGCTACAACCAGTACCGTAGCTGATATAGAAAAAAGAATAATACGCAATGATTAG